One genomic region from Quercus robur chromosome 4, dhQueRobu3.1, whole genome shotgun sequence encodes:
- the LOC126722714 gene encoding uncharacterized protein LOC126722714 yields MDEKSIGAISLQGPLSWKVFIDGAANHRGSRVGLVLISPERITIEKSLRLGFSATNNEAEYETLLVGMTMVQKMVEKQWKYSLIQGNGQAEVVNKVIVSGFKKILDDAKEKWVEELSHVLWMYWTTWRRSMEKTPFLVTYGAEIVIHLEIGFLILRTSFFTLSNNDGLLAKSLDLIEERRENAMVQLAYNQHKLKQRFDANVKLRPLAP; encoded by the exons atggatgaaaaatcgatTGGTGCAATCTCCTTACAAGGACCTTTGTCCTGGAAGGTATTCATTGATGGTGCGGCAAACCACAGAGGATCTAGAGTAGGACTAGTTTTGATATCTCCCGAGAGGATTACaattgagaaatccttgagaTTGGGCTTCTCAGCCACAAATAATGAAGCTGAGTATGAAACTCTACTGGTAGGGATGACCATGGTTCAGAAAATGGTGGAAAAACAGTGGAAATATTCTCTAATTCAAG GGAATGGACAGGCTGAGGTTGTTAATAAGGTCATAGTAAGTGGATTCAAGAAGATATTGGATGATGCGAAggaaaaatgggtggaagagcttTCACACGTCCTTTGGATGTATTGGACCACCTGGCGTAGATCAATGGAAAAGACACCCTTTTTAGTGACTTATGGAGCTGAGATTGTTATTCATTTGGAGATTGGATTCCTCATACTGAGGACGAGTTTTTTCACTCTAAGCAACAATGATGGGCTATTGGCGAAAAGTTTAGACTTGATTGAAGAACGGAGAGAAAATGCCATGGTCCAACTGGCTTAtaatcaacacaagctcaagcaaAGGTTTGATGCCAATGTGAAGCTAAGGCCACTGGCACCTTGA
- the LOC126723927 gene encoding uncharacterized protein LOC126723927, giving the protein MAVMEEPILSRLDRLDNILRHLEEIRGCNRSPKSSCASTTSSGTVISDGNMSSLDFSPRSLEKRCRPINHVKIEAEVKGTLIERLDHAEERVLKLCLQLEEQLEAERKIKEKTEKKTHKKKGLKQFVQQCVKGSIRIS; this is encoded by the exons ATGGCTGTCATGGAGGAACCCATTCTTTCTAGGCTTGATCGTCTGGATAACATA TTGAGGCATTTGGAGGAAATTAGAGGGTGTAACAGGTCCCCAAAGAGCTCTTGTGCATCCACAACATCAAGTGGGACCGTCATAAGTGATGGAAACATGTCATCCCTTGATTTTTCCCCAAGGAGCCTAGAGAAGCGCTGCCGTCCGATCAACCATGTGAAGATTGAGGCTGAAGTGAAAGGAACACTCATAGAGAGGCTTGATCATGCAGAAGAACGTGTACTAAAG TTGTGTTTGCAATTGGAGGAGCAATTAGAggcagagagaaaaataaaggagaaaacTGAGAAGAAAACCCACAAGAAGAAGGGACTAAAGCAATTTGTCCAACAATGTGTGAAGGGATCGATAAGGATATCATAA
- the LOC126722716 gene encoding uncharacterized protein LOC126722716 encodes MSVARLPTEDSNPKPKRARVEICPALSFLDEDKVGTIQPYDDALVVTLRIEGYDVKRVLVDQGNGVEIMYPDLYKGLNLRPKDLTAYDSPLVSFDGKVVIHWGQIRLPVQVDSEVVEVEFIVVDAYSPYTAIVARHWLHALGAVFSTLDLKVKYLSENQIEELVGSQSMARQCLVAVILHQLEVESSTSAKGGL; translated from the coding sequence ATGTCTGTAGCTCGGTTACCTACCGAGGACTCTAATCCTAAGCCGAAGAGGGCTAGAGTAGAGATCTGTCCAGCATTGAGTTTCTTGGATGAGGATAAagttggaaccatacagccaTACGATGATGCTCTGGTGGTCACCCTTAGGATAGaagggtatgatgtgaagagggtaTTGGTAGACCAGGGCAATGGTGTAGAGATTATGTACCCTGACTTATACAAGGGGCTAAATTTGAGGCCTAAGGACTTGACAGCCTATGATTCACCTTTAGTAAGTTTTGATGGGAAAGTTGTCATTCACTGGGGTCAGATTAGACTACCTGTGCAAGTAGATTCAGAGGTAGTGGAGGTGGAATTCATTGTAGTGGATGCGTATTCTCCCTACACGGCCATCGTGGCCAGACATTGGCTTCATGCCCTAGGGGCCGTTTTTTCAACTCTGGACTTGAAGGTGAAGTATCTTTCGGAGAACCAGATCGAAGAGCTTGTTGGGAGTCAAtccatggctaggcaatgccTGGTGGCTGTAATTTTGCATCAGCTTGAGGTTGAGTCCTCAACCTCTGCTAAGGGGGGCTTATAG